Within Bdellovibrio bacteriovorus HD100, the genomic segment GTGAGGCTTTCGGCAAATCCTTGAATCACTTCGGTCAGATGCAGCGTTATATCGCGGATTCCTATGCTGAATACAAAGCGGCTCGTGCGTATGTTTACGAAACAGCTCGCCGTATGGATTTGAACAAAGAAGGCAACCGTCTGGATTCTGACGGTGTGAAACTTGTGGCAACCACGATGGCGAAAAACGTGGCAGACCGTGCGATTCAGGTTCTGGGTGGTTACGGCTACGTGGGCGAATACGTGGTGGAAAGACTTTGGAGAGACGCGAAGTTGCTTGAGATCGGTGGCGGTACTTTGGAGGCCCACCAGAAGAACATCACTCGCGACCTGGCAAAAAATCCGGAAGCTCTTTACAAATAGTCCAGTCTACAGAGGTCAGAATGTTCCCATATGGGCCCGAACTTGAAATCAATGCCAATCTTCGCGTGAACTACCAGCTGGTGCTGGAGAAGATCGGGCCCCTGCTGACTGATGAACGCCGCCAGAAGATCGAAAAAGTGGTGGCGCTTCGCAATTTTGACACGGCCGTGGTGCTTGAGGGCATCTATGACCGTGGCAATATCTCCGCCGTGATGAGATCTGCCGAGGGTCTTGGCTTTGGCAATTTCCACGTCATTGAAACCCAGGAAAAATTCAAAGAAGCCAACCGGGTCACCCAAGGGGCTGACAAATGGGTCGAAGTTAAAAAATGGAAAAAGACTGCGGACTGTGTGAAGGCTTTGAAAAATCAGGGTTACAAAATCTATGTGACTCATTTGGATGCGAACGCCAAACCTCTGCATGAGATTGATTTCAGCGGTAAGACAGCCCTGGTGCTTGGTAACGAGCGTGACGGTGTGACCCCTGAAATGATTGCGGCCGCAGATCAAACGATCATCATTCCCATGACGGGCTTTGTGCAAAGCTTCAATATTTCCGTGGCCGGGGCTCTGGGGCTTTATCATATTTCCCAGGACCGCTTGAAACGCCGTGGAACCAACGCGTCCCTGACGGAAGAAGAGCAGGGGATCTTGCGGGCTCACTATTACATGAGAACCCAGGACAGCGCAGCCCAGTATCTGGAAGAGATGTTTTCCCGGGGCACTCTTAAATCCTGACTTCAAACTTGTGTCGCCCTTTAATTTCCAATAACCTTATTGGAAAGAAAGGGGACCCCGATGAAGAAACTGCTTTTGCTTCCCGTTCTGTTTGCGGTCGCTGCCTGTGCGCAAAAATCCGTAAGCCTCACTCCGGATAAACCAGTCAGCACCAAAATTCCTTTTTTTATGACAAGGCCTCAGCCGACAACTCCGGTAGAGCTGGTGTTTGATAAAGACCATGCAGCGCCAAAGCCCATGAATTATCGCAAGAGCGATTCTTTGCGCATGTCCGGCAGTGCCACCTTCAGCCCGAAGGCGCTGAAAGAAGTCGCTAAGCCCGTTAAAAAGAACAAGGCCTCTCTGTACGTCTTTGACCTGCGCCAGGAATCCCACGGTCTGATCAATGACATCCCGGTGACCTGGTACGCGGACCGCGACTGGGCCAATGCCGATCTAAATCATGAAGAGGCCGTTCGCCGCGAACGCCGTTTGTTGGGCGATCTGCGTGTCGGGGATAAGATTGGCACCACCGCCATTCAAAGCATCGAAACTGAAGAAAGCATGATCCGCACCGGAGGACACCAGTATGTGCGTCTGACGGTGACCGATCATGTGCGTCCGGTGGATTCTGAAGTGGATCGTTTTATTGAAAGCGTGCGTGCGCTTCCAGAAAATGCCTGGGTGCATTTTCACTGTCGTGCCGGCAAGGGCCGTACGACGACATTCATGGTTTTGTACGACATGCTGAAAAATGCGAAGACTGATTCGTTTGAGGAAATCATCAAACGCAATACCGAGCTGAGTAATGACTATGACGTGCTGACGGTGCCAGCCGATGAAAAGGACTGGAAGTATCCTTATCAGAAAGAGCGTGCGGCATTCGTTACTGAGTTCTATAATTATGCCAAAGCCCATCCAAATGGAGAGGGCATGCTTTGGGGTGAGTGGGTGTTAAGATGAAGTATTTGATGATTGTGGCTGTGGCTCTGGTGTTATCAGCCTGTGCGACCAAGAAAACCAAAGACCTGGATTTTGATGATCTGCCGGCTGAAAAGAAGACCGCAGCAAAGTCGTCCAAGTCAGACAAAGCCCCCAAGGCTGACGCAAGCCCGGCGGAAATGGCCCGCAATTCCGGAATTGTGGTGGACCCGCAGGAACTGGCGCTGTTGGATCGTATGACCAAGGCGGTGGAGCTTTATGTGCACAAAGGGAACAAAAAGGAATTCAACACTCTTTGCAAAGACAAGCGCTTTGATTGTTTCGTGAATGACAAATTCCACCCGGCTAAAAAGAAGAAAACCGCACGCGGAATTCCTCCCTATGCCAGCGGCTCTAAAATGGGCCTGCAAGGGGAAGAACGCATTCAGCTTCGCTACGAGTTTTATCCTTAGTTTTTTCTTAAGATGATGGACTTCATCAGGGGCTCCTGATCCGGGAGCTCAAAGTCCAGCCCTTGTGCCGGAGCCGGCAGAATCTTGAATGAAAAATCTTTTTTCAGTTTGTTCAGGCGCAGGTGCAGATCCCCTGTCGTCCATTTCTCGTAATTGGTGCAGAACAACAGCAGACCGTCTTTTTGCAGGCAGTACATGCAGTTGATCAGAAGCTCATCAAAGTTCTTGCTGATGGAGAAGACCCCGTTTTTGGATCTGCCGAAAGAGGGCGGATCACAGACGATCATACCAAATTTTCTCTTGCGACGGATGGTGCCCTTCAGGAACAGGATGCAATCCTGCACCCAGAATTCGTGATTCTCGGCTTCAGGATCAAGGCCATTGATGGTGAAGTTGTGTTTGCTCCATTCGATAAAGTTCTGGGACACGTCCACGGTGCAGACTTCACGGGCGCCAGCCAAAGCTGACACCACACTGAATCCGCTGGTGTAAGAGAACAAATTCAAAACACTGCGGCCTTCAGCGTGATTCTTGACCCACAGGCGGTTTTCACGCTGATCCAGGAACAGTCCCGGGGACAGGCCGGTGTCGCTGCGCAGATCATAGATCACGCCGTTTTCCTTGGCCTGCCAGCGTGAAGCGGTGTTGCCGATATGCCAAAGCACTTCGGCGTTCGGGTCTTCCCCGCGATTCAGCATCTTTCGGACAAGAATCTTTTTGTGATACTTCTTTGCGATTTTTTCAAAGCGCAACAAATCCTGAACCGTTGGATCGGATTCCTTGTACCAGTAAACCCACAGATATTCGCCATATTGATCGATGCGGTAAGTGTCCAGCTCGCGATGGGCAAGGCGCAGACACTCATCAGTCAAAGTTGAAAACTTGTACATGCGTTCGCGGCGCTGAAAGGCTTCTGTCAGGATTTGTTCTTCCGGATCGGCCGTGAAGTCGTCTTCGGCCCAGCCTGGCAGAGGAGTTTCATAACGGACTTTTTGGCCATTCAACTCAAAGCCCAACACCTGCGAGTGCAGGCACAGACGGAAGTGGTTGGTCCCATTGTGATCACTGTCACCCAGAACGGCGATGCCGTTGGCTTCAGCATGCAGACGGATCTGGTGCGGTTTACCCGTGTGGGGCACGGCTTCCCACAACTGGTAAGGACCCAAAGCTTTCACCCATTTGAAACTGGTTTTGGAATTGGGCTCCTGGGTGTCGCGGCTGACGAAGACATTTTTTTCCTTCTGGATGAAGGATTCATAGGTGAACTCAGTGCGGGCGATTTTTTTGTCGGTCAGGAAAAGGTATTTCTTTTCGACCTTGTGCTGCTCAAAGGCTTGAGTCAGCTGGGCGGCAATTTCAGAGCTGGTGGCAAAGACCAAAGCGCCGGAAGTGGCTTTGTCCAGACGATGCACGGTGTAGAGCTTACGATCCAGTTCTTCTTCATAAATTTCGACACAGCCGCGCTGACCATACTCGGGCGTATGGGTGTTCAGACCTGCGATCTTGTCAACGAAGATGCAGCCCGCTATTTCGGTGTGTTGAAGCTTAATTATCCGTGTCATCCGACTACTATAATTCGGTTTTTATTGTGGGTCACTGGGAGATTCGTTAGAACTTATAGCTGGACCTCGCCGCTCAGACAGTCCTCGTTCGTGTTTTTTTGGCGGTGGCTCCGCAGAGGCTGTTTTGCCTCACTGCGGAACTCGCGTCGATGTCCAGCTATAAGTTCTAACGAATCTAACGGAGGCCTTGTTTTTATGAAAAACCGTATTCTAGTTCTTGCTTTGATGTTGATGCCATTTTTGGCAGGTTGTGGGATTCAATCTCTTCCTCAAGCTAAGAATGCTACTGAGGCTGCTTTGGCTGAGGTGAACAATCAATACAAACGTCGGGCTGATTTGATTCCGAATCTTGTGAATGTTGTTAAGGGTTATGCGAAGCATGAAGAAGCTACTTTGACGGCGGTGACAGAGGCTCGTGCCAAAGCGACCGCTATGCAGATTGATCCTTCCAAAGTGACTCCCGAGCAACTGGCGAAATTCCAGCAGGCGCAAAGTGGTTTGTCTCAAGCTTTGGGTCGTTTGATGGTGGTGTCAGAGCAGTATCCTCAGTTGAAAGCGGATCAGAACTTCCGTGATCTTCAGGCTCAGCTGGAAGGCACCGAAAACCGCATCACAATTGCTCGTCAAAGATACATCGAGACTATCAATGCATTTAACAACCAAGTCAGCGTTCCGCCGACAAGCTGGACAAATGCGATCATGTATCACTTCGAAAAAATGCCTCAATGGGACATGACTCCGGAAGAAAAAGCTTCTGCTGAAAAAGCACCGGAAGTGAAGTTCTAGTTTGTCAGGGAACATGCGTTTCTTAGCATATTCTTTTTTCGCTTTCTTCTTGGCCCTGGGTGTTTCCGCCCGGGCTGAGTTTAAGGTTCCCACGCTGACCGGTCCTGTGATGGACGAGGTCGGTTATCTTTCCCGCAACGACCGTCAAGAGCTGATGCAGCTTCTTTATGACTTCAACAAACGCGGGGTCGCTCAAGTTCAAGTTTTGATCGTTCCTACCTTGGATGGCATGCCCATCGAGATGGCGTCCATTGCTGTCACTGACAAGTGGAAGCTCGGGGACGAGAAAAAAGACAACGGGGTTTTGTTCCTGATTGCGGCCAATGATCGCAAACTGCGTATTGAAGTCGGGCAGGGTCTTGAAGGCGCTATTCCCGATGTGATCGCCAGCCGGATCATTCGTGATCAGGTGGTGCCGTTGTTCCGCGCCCGTCAATTTTCTGCCGGGATCGTGCTGGGGACACACGAGATCTTACGTCTGGCGGATAAAGAGTTCGCAGAACAAAACGGACTGCAGGAAGGTGTTCCTGCAAAAAGTGACCGTGATGGTTCCGGCGGCGATATTCCTATTGGTGTGATCATCATTCTCTTCATCATTATTTCTATCCTGGGTCGCTTTGGTGGCGGTCGTGGACGTCATCTTCGTGGTGGCGGCTGGGGCGGTGGCTACGGTGGTGGTGGGGGATGGTCTTCCGGCGGGGGTGGCGGAGGCGGCTGGTCCGGTGGTGGCGGCGGCTTCAGCGGCGGGGGCTCATCCGGCAGTTGGTAAACCAAGCTCTCGGGGCTGCGTCTTGGGGAAAGGCTCTTTGCCTTACCCGCTTCGGACAGTCCTCGCTCTTGGTTTTCTGTGGTGGCTGCCGCTGGGTTTTTGGTGTTCGCTTGCGGAACTTGCGAGTAAGGCAAAGAGCCTTTCCCCAAGTCGCAGACGAGGCCTGGCTGACAACCTAGGATTCGCCTTTTTGCTTAATGCCTAGCCTTGGGTGTGTTGAAGTCGTTTTGGCTGGTGTTTGGCAGCGGTAATTGATTTTTTGAGGGAAATTTATGGCTTGGATTAATAAATATCTTTCTGAAGCGGATCTTGCGCGGATTGAGGCTTCTATTTCCAAGGTGGAAGAAACCACTTCGGGAGAGATTGTTCCTGTAATTGTTCGTCGTTCTTCCGCCGTGGGGCATGTGCCTTTGACGCTGACTTTGCTTTTGACTCTGTTTTTGGTCATTGTTGAGTTTCCGTTCAGTGACTGGTTGTGGGTGACTCCTTGGGTTTATCTGTGGCCGGTGATTGTTGTGATCTTCTTTGGTCTTTCGCAAGTGTTGGCCAAGTCCAAGTGGATTCAGAAAGTGTTTGTTCCTGAAAAGGACGAACTGGATTCGGTTCACCGTCGTGCGCATCTGGAATTCTATCTGAACCGCATTCATCGCACCGAAGGCGGGACCGGGGTTTTGATCTTTGTCTCTGTGATGGAAAAGAAAGCTGTCGTTCTGGCGGATGAGGGGATCTCAAAAAAACTGCCCAAAGAACACTGGGATGAGATCTTGGGCATGCTGGGTAAACATCTGCATGAGGGCAAGTGGGCGGATGGCTTTGTGGCGGCAATTGAGGCTTGTGGCAAGGACCTGCAGACTCATTTCCCGGTCATTTCTGGTAAAGGCAATGAGCTTAAAAATCATCTCATCGTCAAGGATGTCTAAGTGTCCTGATCTGGGGCAGGGCAATTAAGTCCCTGCAATCCTTGTCGGTGTAATTCATATTTGAGAACTCGCATTCCGAAAAGTACTGTATGCGAGTCCTTGTTTTGAACGTTCTATTATCTGGTTTCGCGTTGATTTCCGTGGGTTGCACCCTGGAGGCCAACATCGCTGGGCAAATGCTGCCTTCACTGTTGCGTCCCGACGGTGGGGAGGGTGTTGTTGATGCCCCTCAAATATCTCAGAAAATTTGTGCGAATGGACCCGTGTTTTCTCAAGCGGAGATGCCGTCGGGTGAAACGATCTTGGCCGGTGACTTTACTCGCATCGGCCCCTGCAGCAGTCCTTTCTTAAAATACAATCCAGTCACGGGTGCAGTTGAGTCCATCGGACCTTCCGACGCCGCCGTCGGAGAAGCTCATGTCATTGAGGCGGATGGGGCTGGAGGTTATTATGTCGGGGGGTACTTTGAGGCCAAGAATGGATCTCAAGCCTTGATTCATATCAAACCGGACGGGACACTTTCGGATTGGAATCCCCAACTTTCCCGTGGAGCTCTTGCTGCAGGGGTGAGTGCTCTGAAGGTTCATGATGGAGTTCTTTATGTGGGAGGAGATTTTACGGCAGCGGGCAGCCCTTCGCTGAGCCGGACCGCTCTTGCCGCCTTTGATATCGCCACGGGGGATTTGTTGCCTTGGGCGCCACCGCTGACCACGGACAGTTTCGGGGACTTGCACATTCGTTCAATCGAGATTGCTTCTGGATCCATATTTATCGCAGGGGCTTTTGGAACTGTTGGCGCCAATCTTCATGTTTCCGAAGGTGTAGCCAAGATCAATTTGACTGATAATAATGCCGACACTTCTTTTGCCGCCACGGGGTTAAGTTCTCAATCCGGAAAAATGAAATGGCATAACGGAACCCTGGTGCTTGTGGATGGTGGAGGACTTGTGATGCTGAACTCCACCAACGGTGCCAACACGGGGTTTGTCGCGGGACTGACGGCGGTGCCGGCTTGGGGAGGCTTCTCGGACTATGAGCTGAAGGGCGATGAGCTTTGGATTGCCGGAATGTTTGATGCCGTCAATGGTCATCCCACTCGAAACATAGCCAAGTTCGATTTTAGCGGCGCAACTCCAACACTGGACACAGGCTGGGCGACCACCTATGAACCGGAAGGTTGGGTGTCACAGTTAAAAGTCACTGACAGCCATATCTTGTCGTTCACAAATGGAACTGTGGGGTACTGGAATAAATCGAACGGAACTCAGTACGTTCCTGCAGTGGCCAGTCCGGTGGGCGAAGGCACTTATTTGGGGGCTCTCAATGAAGGTGAAGAGTTGCTGTATGTGCATAAGTCCAAAACACTGGGGCTTCCCGAAACCAGATATCTGGTCATGTATGATCCTGACGGAGAAGTGATGCCCTGGGCTCCTTCGCCCAATGACTATGTCAAGTCCGTGGTTGTCCATGAGGGAAGGATTTTTGTCGGTGGCAGGTTCACCAACATTGGCGTAACACCTTCGGGCAAACGTTATCTGGTAGAGCTGGACACCGACGGGGAGGTCACCTCCTGGGATGCGGATGCCAATGACGAAATCTATGATATGCGAAGCGTGCAGGGAAGTCTGCTGATTGCGGGTGAATTTACCAGTATTGGCAGCGATGGAATGGGAGCGGCTTATCTTGCAAAACTCAGCTTCGTCGATGCGACAGGTGTGCCTTGGACAACTCAGGTGGACGGTCGGGTGTTTGGATTCGATATTGAAGGATCTGCCCTGGTGTTCGGTGGCGGTTTTTCAACGGTGGATGGTCAGGCTGTCGAAAATCTGGCAAAGGTGGATCTGAATACGGGGAGTCTGCTTGGTGGAACACCAACAGTCGACAGTTGGGTCAATGGCGTGGCTGTCATCGATGAAAAAGTTTATCTATTCGGGCAATTTACGGATGTGGGTGGTGAAGCCCGCTCGCGTCTGGCGGCTTTCAATCTTTCAAATGGTTCAGTGACCGCTTGGGCGCCGAATATCGCCGTCTGGGCCTCCCGGGCCATGCGAGAAGTGTCCGGCAAGGTCATCGTGATGGCCCATTTCAACACGTACAATGGGGTCAGCTACACCGAGGGCACTCTGGTGCTGGATCCGGATACCGGGGCCAAAGTGGCAGATCCTCGAAATCTTTATAGTTCGACCGTCTGGCTTGAAGAGTAATGACGCCACGTTGCGCTGGCCCAAACCTTGCGTTCCGCAGGGCTTCATTGATAGTCTGAGGCCCTCTATGCAGTCGTAGTTCAATGGATAGAGCACTTGGCTTCGAACCAAGGGGTTGCAGGTTCGAGTCCTGCCGACTGCACCATCCTTTTTTTCTTTTTCCCTTTTAATACTGTTTCGGACCTGGCGCGGGCACAACTGCCGACTGCACCTTTCTTGGCGGATAGAGTGGAATTGATTTTGCCTGGGCTTCGTTGCATCCTTTTAGAGCAAGGGGTGTTGTCATGAGTGGCAAAAATGCCAAAGTGGATGCTTTCATTCAGTCAGAGAAGAAGTGGAAAGAGGAAGTTCAGCTGCTGCGGCAGATTGCATTGGACAGTGGTTTGAGCGAAGACTTTAAATGGAGTCTGCCTTGTTATCTGCATGAAGATAAAAACATCGCCATCATCCAGAACTTTAAGAACTCCTGCGCATTGATGTTCTTTCAGGGGAGTGAACTTAAAGATTCAAAAAAACTGCTGAAGTCACCGGGTGCAAACTCTCAGTCGGCAAAACGCTTTGAATTCACCAGTGTCGCTGACATCACGAAAGTGAAGGCGGCAATTCGCGCTTACATCAAAGAAGCCGTCAAGATTTCTGAAGCCGAAGTGAAAACCCAAAAGAAACCGGCAAAGATGCCAGCCTTGCCTGCAGAATTGAAACAGGCCCTGGATAAAAACAAGAAACTGAAAGCCGCTTTTGGAAAGCTGACTCCGGGCCGTCAGCGCCTGTATCTGATGCATATCACTTCAGCCAAACAAGCGGCCACCCGGGTTTCCAGAGTGGAAAAATGCATTCCGCGCATCTTGCAGGGGTTGGGATTGAACGACAGGCCCTAGCGTCGTTTCAGGGACTGGATGATTTCATCCAGTTTCCCCAAAAAGCGGGAGCGGTCTTTTTTATCCATCGGTGCGGGACCGCCGCGCATTTCGCCCATATGACGAAGATTCTGCATCAGCTCGCGCGTCGCCACCGCTGATCCAATGCTGTCTTCAGTGAATTCGACACCCTTGGGACCCAGCGCACGGACTTGGCGTTTCACGCAGCGCTCGGCCAACAGAATATCCGCAGTCACCACGATGTCGCCAGGCCCTGCCTGCTCGACAATCCAGTCATCGGCGGCATCGAAACCGGAAGACGCCACCACCATTTCCACTCGCTCGTTGGCGGGGATGTTGATGTACTTGTTCGCAACCACAAAGACTTTCAGCTGATAGCGTTCGGCGACCTTATAGATCTCGTCTTTGACGGGGCAGCCGTCCGCATCGATAAAGATAATCAGCATAAAGCCTTTCTGGCCTTAGCAGCCTGAACCTTCCATGATGATAGTGTACACCTTGCCGGTTTCACTATCAATCACCAGCAAAGCCGCGAATTGGAAGCCGCACTGAACAGCGCCGACCGGGCCGACTCCGTATTTCACAGTTTTGATGTGGCGAAGAAGAGAAAAGGCATTTTGAGCTTTCAGATAAGCTTCAGAGAAAGCCACTTTGTCTTCCGTGGTCTGTTCGCTGTATTCAAGGTTTTGTTCCAAAACACTGAGGACGTATTCGGAGGCCCCTTTCAGGTCTGAACTGCCCCAGTTGGTGGAATCGCCCTGCCAGGCCGCCGCATTGTCTCCCTGCCAACTGGCTTCAAATTCCTCTGCAGACTCGACTTCGCCCGCTGCGAGTGCAAATTCGCGAACCATGCCTTTGACGTCCGTGGAAGGTTGGACCTGAGTCACGCGGGTCTCTTGGGCGATCTGGCTTAGTTGTGCCACAGCTTGTTCGATGGTGCGGGAGTTATAGTCGCTTTTGGCAAAACTGGAAGCAGACAGAAGAAGGGTCAGGGTAAACATAAGCGTTTTCACTTTTGGGCTCCAAAGAAAGGTTTATGAACCTGCTTATAGAGCCTGCCCTGATATTTGTTAAATATATAAAAATATAGTTAATATACTATAAATGTATAAAAACTAATCTAAGGGTCAAAGGGGATTGCAGTATCCGGACAGATGCACCCGGTAATTCTTATCAGAGGTGAAGATTTCAAACATTCCTTCCTGATAGCCTTCGCGATGGCAAGTCAGGGTCAGGCGATAGCGGCAGGAAAGCTCGGAGCGCAATTGTTCGGGGCAGTCGCTTGCGACGGTGAAGCCGCCCCCAGAAATTGTATGTGAAATGTCACGAAGTGCGGTGGCATTGTAATTAGTCAAAAGCATGTCCTTCGAGCGTTCGGCACCCACCATCAGCATCCCAAAATCCATGCGCGATTCAACCTGCGCGCTAACTGCCAGGGGGGAAAGCAAGACAAAGAACACCAGCGTTTTCAGGCACTTCATAAGATCCTCCTAAGGTGACAATTCATTGGGCCTGTGCCCGGATTTTCAGTCAAACTTTTGGCGGGAACAGGTGGATGAATCTGTTCACACTTTATTGATGAAACAGGTTCTGGTCGTGGGCTCGTTGACCGCTTCGAGGGGATTTGTAATCTGAAGGTCACCCCAAGGAGGTTCCCATGAAGAGCGTTCTGTTCATCACCGCGTTTCTTTTTGTCTGGCTGGCACAGGCAGCCCCGGCACCGGATCGCTGCAAGACCCTGACCGAAACCCAAGGGGGCGTGCAGCTTCAGCGCATCTGGCTTGAGCAGGCGGGCATCTGCATGTTGTCTGTTTCTCCCACGGATGCCTACAAGGACATGATCTATCGCGACTATGTGCTGACCGAAGATGGCATGTTCATGGTCTTTAACGCTTATGGTACCGATGGGCAGTTCGGAGCCCGTGACTTTTTCCTGTTCCCAAGAAAGCAGACTGTGATCAGCCATCAGTGGGTGCCGGAAAAAGACGAGCTGATCATCGAGCACGTCACCGGAGACAAGTTCGTCTTTGATGTTAATAAAGCTGTTCTGAAGTCCATTTCGGGGGCTGCGAAAGTGGTGGTTGATAAAGTCGCCACCAATAATAAAGGCGGCGTATCCATCGTGGGTTATCAGGGGCAGATTCTGGATGTGGGCTTTGCGCTGAATCAGGATCCGGCGATGATCCGCAGCGGGAATTCGGTTCTGACCGGAGCGCAAAGAAACTGTTCTCTGCGCAATCTGGATATTTTCAATTACATGAGTGACGGCGACGTGATCTTTAAGTTCAGAAAGGACACCGACTTTCAGCGTCTGGTGTCCTCTGCCTGCCGTTAGAAGGAATGCATCAGCTCTGTGAACTTGCGACGGTCACGGAGCTGGGAATCCAGGTCGTGCAGGGATTTGTTGATGAAACGAACCTCAAAGGAATTGGATTCGGGATTTTCCTCCAGAACGTCGCGATAGATGAATTCATGAATCACCAGCGCAGCCTTTTGATTTTCATCCAAAGAGCTCCATACCAATGAATCAATGTCATACTCCTGAATGCCAAAACGACTTTCATTGGTCTGAACAATGGCAATCTTCAGTCGGCAGCCACGACCCAGTTCCATATCACCCTGGTCGTTGGGGCCTTCCAAAGCAAAAGAGGCCTTCCAGCGGATTTGTTGAGGCCACTGCTTCAGCCACTGCGTGTATTTCAAGGCTTTCTGGGAATTCACCGGACGGATGCGCGCGATCAAGTCAGACACTTTGGCCTGGTAGGAACGGGCCGGGGAGTACTGAACGTTGATCCCTTCTTCCTTGGCTTCCGCCATTTCCAATGCGACGGTGGGTTGGTTCAGGCAGCTGACGACGTAGCCGCCGTTGCGAACAACATATTGAGCAAATGCGCTGGGCGCGGCCAATAAAACGATAAGAGCAAGCAGATGTTTCATTCGGTCTCCTTTGGCACGGCGGGCAGCAGTTGCATGCCCAGCGTGTAAATTTCAGTGCATTCACCCTGAGTCAGCTTTCCGTAAACCTTTTTCCAGGCCTTTTCGAGTTCTTTTTTTGCCCGGTCCAAATTTTTCGGATTTACAGCCATTGTCAGGTAAACCATTTCCCTTTTTTCAGTGGGAACCTGCGGGAAAATGTCAGTCGAGCGCTTCAGGGCCTCTTTGTGCAATTTTTGCACGTCAAAGTTCGGGATGTCGCTTTCAG encodes:
- a CDS encoding TrmH family RNA methyltransferase — translated: MFPYGPELEINANLRVNYQLVLEKIGPLLTDERRQKIEKVVALRNFDTAVVLEGIYDRGNISAVMRSAEGLGFGNFHVIETQEKFKEANRVTQGADKWVEVKKWKKTADCVKALKNQGYKIYVTHLDANAKPLHEIDFSGKTALVLGNERDGVTPEMIAAADQTIIIPMTGFVQSFNISVAGALGLYHISQDRLKRRGTNASLTEEEQGILRAHYYMRTQDSAAQYLEEMFSRGTLKS
- a CDS encoding phosphatase domain-containing protein, with protein sequence MKKLLLLPVLFAVAACAQKSVSLTPDKPVSTKIPFFMTRPQPTTPVELVFDKDHAAPKPMNYRKSDSLRMSGSATFSPKALKEVAKPVKKNKASLYVFDLRQESHGLINDIPVTWYADRDWANADLNHEEAVRRERRLLGDLRVGDKIGTTAIQSIETEESMIRTGGHQYVRLTVTDHVRPVDSEVDRFIESVRALPENAWVHFHCRAGKGRTTTFMVLYDMLKNAKTDSFEEIIKRNTELSNDYDVLTVPADEKDWKYPYQKERAAFVTEFYNYAKAHPNGEGMLWGEWVLR
- a CDS encoding pseudouridine synthase, whose amino-acid sequence is MTRIIKLQHTEIAGCIFVDKIAGLNTHTPEYGQRGCVEIYEEELDRKLYTVHRLDKATSGALVFATSSEIAAQLTQAFEQHKVEKKYLFLTDKKIARTEFTYESFIQKEKNVFVSRDTQEPNSKTSFKWVKALGPYQLWEAVPHTGKPHQIRLHAEANGIAVLGDSDHNGTNHFRLCLHSQVLGFELNGQKVRYETPLPGWAEDDFTADPEEQILTEAFQRRERMYKFSTLTDECLRLAHRELDTYRIDQYGEYLWVYWYKESDPTVQDLLRFEKIAKKYHKKILVRKMLNRGEDPNAEVLWHIGNTASRWQAKENGVIYDLRSDTGLSPGLFLDQRENRLWVKNHAEGRSVLNLFSYTSGFSVVSALAGAREVCTVDVSQNFIEWSKHNFTINGLDPEAENHEFWVQDCILFLKGTIRRKRKFGMIVCDPPSFGRSKNGVFSISKNFDELLINCMYCLQKDGLLLFCTNYEKWTTGDLHLRLNKLKKDFSFKILPAPAQGLDFELPDQEPLMKSIILRKN
- a CDS encoding LemA family protein produces the protein MKNRILVLALMLMPFLAGCGIQSLPQAKNATEAALAEVNNQYKRRADLIPNLVNVVKGYAKHEEATLTAVTEARAKATAMQIDPSKVTPEQLAKFQQAQSGLSQALGRLMVVSEQYPQLKADQNFRDLQAQLEGTENRITIARQRYIETINAFNNQVSVPPTSWTNAIMYHFEKMPQWDMTPEEKASAEKAPEVKF
- a CDS encoding TPM domain-containing protein, which codes for MRFLAYSFFAFFLALGVSARAEFKVPTLTGPVMDEVGYLSRNDRQELMQLLYDFNKRGVAQVQVLIVPTLDGMPIEMASIAVTDKWKLGDEKKDNGVLFLIAANDRKLRIEVGQGLEGAIPDVIASRIIRDQVVPLFRARQFSAGIVLGTHEILRLADKEFAEQNGLQEGVPAKSDRDGSGGDIPIGVIIILFIIISILGRFGGGRGRHLRGGGWGGGYGGGGGWSSGGGGGGGWSGGGGGFSGGGSSGSW
- a CDS encoding TPM domain-containing protein, producing the protein MAWINKYLSEADLARIEASISKVEETTSGEIVPVIVRRSSAVGHVPLTLTLLLTLFLVIVEFPFSDWLWVTPWVYLWPVIVVIFFGLSQVLAKSKWIQKVFVPEKDELDSVHRRAHLEFYLNRIHRTEGGTGVLIFVSVMEKKAVVLADEGISKKLPKEHWDEILGMLGKHLHEGKWADGFVAAIEACGKDLQTHFPVISGKGNELKNHLIVKDV
- a CDS encoding thiamine pyrophosphate-dependent enzyme, producing the protein MRVLVLNVLLSGFALISVGCTLEANIAGQMLPSLLRPDGGEGVVDAPQISQKICANGPVFSQAEMPSGETILAGDFTRIGPCSSPFLKYNPVTGAVESIGPSDAAVGEAHVIEADGAGGYYVGGYFEAKNGSQALIHIKPDGTLSDWNPQLSRGALAAGVSALKVHDGVLYVGGDFTAAGSPSLSRTALAAFDIATGDLLPWAPPLTTDSFGDLHIRSIEIASGSIFIAGAFGTVGANLHVSEGVAKINLTDNNADTSFAATGLSSQSGKMKWHNGTLVLVDGGGLVMLNSTNGANTGFVAGLTAVPAWGGFSDYELKGDELWIAGMFDAVNGHPTRNIAKFDFSGATPTLDTGWATTYEPEGWVSQLKVTDSHILSFTNGTVGYWNKSNGTQYVPAVASPVGEGTYLGALNEGEELLYVHKSKTLGLPETRYLVMYDPDGEVMPWAPSPNDYVKSVVVHEGRIFVGGRFTNIGVTPSGKRYLVELDTDGEVTSWDADANDEIYDMRSVQGSLLIAGEFTSIGSDGMGAAYLAKLSFVDATGVPWTTQVDGRVFGFDIEGSALVFGGGFSTVDGQAVENLAKVDLNTGSLLGGTPTVDSWVNGVAVIDEKVYLFGQFTDVGGEARSRLAAFNLSNGSVTAWAPNIAVWASRAMREVSGKVIVMAHFNTYNGVSYTEGTLVLDPDTGAKVADPRNLYSSTVWLEE
- a CDS encoding YdeI/OmpD-associated family protein, whose protein sequence is MSGKNAKVDAFIQSEKKWKEEVQLLRQIALDSGLSEDFKWSLPCYLHEDKNIAIIQNFKNSCALMFFQGSELKDSKKLLKSPGANSQSAKRFEFTSVADITKVKAAIRAYIKEAVKISEAEVKTQKKPAKMPALPAELKQALDKNKKLKAAFGKLTPGRQRLYLMHITSAKQAATRVSRVEKCIPRILQGLGLNDRP
- a CDS encoding YaiI/YqxD family protein, whose protein sequence is MLIIFIDADGCPVKDEIYKVAERYQLKVFVVANKYINIPANERVEMVVASSGFDAADDWIVEQAGPGDIVVTADILLAERCVKRQVRALGPKGVEFTEDSIGSAVATRELMQNLRHMGEMRGGPAPMDKKDRSRFLGKLDEIIQSLKRR